A single genomic interval of Pseudophryne corroboree isolate aPseCor3 unplaced genomic scaffold, aPseCor3.hap2 scaffold_2339, whole genome shotgun sequence harbors:
- the LOC135010395 gene encoding olfactory receptor 1-like translates to MYFHAMAGTTEDVIILIMAYDRYVAICDPLHYHYILNRKNCLLFVSGTWISGCLNAFVFTFPVSRMSFCQSPIIHQFFCDVKALFSIACAGSEDYFIVICMELLLFGVFPIMLSVTSYLKMIRVILQIKSKDGRKNAFSTCSSHLIIIIMYCMTALGAYMMPPSKYSSVLEPVFTALYAVVTPTINPLIYSLRNKVVKKALRKILSVKVLNCK, encoded by the coding sequence atgtactttCATGCTATGGCTGGTACCACAGAGGATGTAATAatactcattatggcatatgaccgatatgttgctatatgtgatcctttacactatcactATATCCTAAACAGGAAAAACTGTctcttatttgtatctggcacttggaTATCAGGATGCTTAAATGCATTTGTGTTTACATTCCCAGTGTCACGCATGTCCTTCTGTCAGTCTCCTATCATACATCAGTTTTTCTGTGATGTTAAAGCTCTGTTTAGCATTGCCTGTGCTGGCAGTGAAGACTATTTTATTGTCATTTGCATGGAGTTATTGCTATTTGGAGTTTTCCCAATCATGTTAAGTGTGACATCTTATCTAAAAATGATCAGAgtcatcttgcagataaaatctaaggatggaagaaagaatgccttctccacctgctcatcccacctcatcattatcattatgtatTGTATGACGGCTTTGGGTGCATACATGATGCCCCCATCAAAATATTCTAGTGTCCTAGAACCAGTCTTTACAGCATTGTATGCAGTTGTTACACCCACAATAaaccctctgatctacagtctacggaataaagTTGTGAAAAAGGCTTTGAGAAAAATATTGTCTGTAAAAGTATTAAACTGTAAATGA